The Lycium ferocissimum isolate CSIRO_LF1 chromosome 10, AGI_CSIRO_Lferr_CH_V1, whole genome shotgun sequence genome window below encodes:
- the LOC132034583 gene encoding uncharacterized protein LOC132034583, producing MRVINLIREFELQKMKDSDTIKEYFDRLLNIANNVRVLGSEFFDSRLIRKILVTVSKSFEATISSLENSKDLLKVSLAELLNSLLAQEQRRLIKSEGSVEGALPAKVQSNQGYKGKKKWNKKEKLRF from the coding sequence ATGCGTGTTATCAACCTAATCAGAGAATTTGAACTTCAAAAGATGAAGGATTCAGACACAATCAAAGAGTATTTTGACAGATTACTCAACATTGCCAACAATGTAAGAGTACTTGGCTCTGAATTTTTCGATTCTAGATTGATCCGAAAAATTCTCGTTACAGTCTCGAAAAGTTTTGAAGCAACCATTTCCTCACTGGAAAATTCTAAAGATCTGTTAAAAGTTAGTTTGGCAGAATTATTGAATTCTTTGCTGGCACAAGAACAGAGAAGGCTTATAAAGTCTGAAGGGTCTGTTGAGGGTGCATTACCTGCAAAAGTTCAGTCAAACCAGGGAtacaaaggaaagaaaaagtgGAACAAGAAGGAAAAACTCAGGTTCTGA